The following proteins are encoded in a genomic region of Streptomyces sp. NBC_01723:
- a CDS encoding DUF5047 domain-containing protein — MSDRFLARLAEGHRVATRVQLFLTTGEVVDLEHTGGSVTVDRGQAIRRTCTVTVADPAVIPRTPTDQLATYGARMRVSRGVDYGNPDAPELVPLGVFRLDSVDGDVNEGPVNMQGKDLSACVADDKFTEPYSATGTVVGAVTALIQRSLPDADVIALVDDAAIGRRTFDVEADPWAGAQEIAAAAGAEVYCNADGVFVIAALPDLLTAEPVWAVEATEGGVYIKANRAMNSDNVFNGVLARGENTSEFAPPVSWLATDDDTGSPTYWGGPFGRRPSFYSSSTLTTLAACQQAAVLKLRQAKTPNATGDISALPNPALEPGDVIRVTHEDGTRELHQVAAFTVPLSHDGDLPISTISAKEDG; from the coding sequence GTGTCGGACAGGTTCCTCGCCCGCCTCGCCGAAGGCCACCGTGTCGCGACCAGGGTTCAGCTGTTCCTGACGACCGGTGAGGTTGTCGACCTGGAGCACACCGGCGGTTCGGTGACGGTGGACCGCGGGCAGGCCATCCGCCGCACCTGCACCGTCACCGTCGCCGACCCGGCCGTCATCCCCCGTACACCCACGGACCAGCTCGCCACCTACGGAGCCCGAATGCGTGTCTCCCGCGGCGTCGACTACGGCAACCCGGACGCCCCGGAGCTGGTGCCGCTGGGCGTGTTCCGCCTGGACTCCGTCGACGGCGACGTCAACGAAGGCCCCGTCAACATGCAAGGCAAAGACCTCTCGGCGTGCGTCGCCGACGACAAGTTCACCGAGCCGTACTCGGCGACCGGCACCGTCGTCGGCGCGGTCACCGCCCTCATCCAGCGCAGCCTGCCGGACGCGGACGTCATCGCGCTCGTCGACGATGCCGCGATCGGCCGGCGCACGTTCGATGTGGAGGCCGATCCGTGGGCCGGCGCGCAGGAGATCGCGGCGGCTGCCGGTGCCGAGGTGTACTGCAATGCCGACGGCGTGTTCGTGATCGCCGCACTGCCAGACCTGCTGACGGCAGAGCCGGTGTGGGCCGTTGAGGCCACCGAGGGCGGCGTCTACATCAAAGCCAACCGGGCCATGAACAGCGACAACGTCTTCAACGGCGTCCTGGCCCGCGGCGAGAACACCAGCGAGTTCGCTCCGCCCGTGTCCTGGCTGGCCACCGACGACGACACCGGCAGCCCCACCTACTGGGGCGGCCCGTTCGGGCGCCGGCCGTCTTTCTACTCGTCGAGCACGCTGACGACGCTCGCCGCCTGCCAGCAGGCCGCCGTGCTGAAACTCCGCCAGGCCAAGACGCCCAACGCTACCGGCGACATCTCCGCCCTGCCGAACCCTGCACTCGAGCCCGGCGACGTCATCCGCGTCACCCACGAGGACGGCACCCGCGAACTGCACCAGGTCGCCGCGTTCACGGTGCCGCTGTCCCACGACGGGGACCTCCCGATCTCTACGATCTCCGCGAAGGAGGACGGGTGA